In Camelina sativa cultivar DH55 chromosome 16, Cs, whole genome shotgun sequence, a single window of DNA contains:
- the LOC104750616 gene encoding protein BASIC PENTACYSTEINE3-like isoform X1, protein MTYYLHSHITLSASYTLLFTWKNRKCFVLIMMDEDGLSNRNWGYYEPSQFRPNLGFQLIPDRNEKPFVVSPQNQNQNFITPSVLYRGGGSSSSLMSFPRDYTASDAPFMSYSWLNKHRDSKFFSNVPNNPSNHHNLLVRETSRMTQPMQLLQPEVEDESLKRKHQRGAPKAKKEKKLKDNNMLRVQRERSPLFRKSIEMVINGVSMDIGCLPVPVCSCTGMPQQCYRWGCGGWQSACCTTNVSMYPLPISAKRRGARIAGRKMSQGAFRKVLEKLSADGFDFSIPIDLKSHWAKHGTNKFVTIR, encoded by the exons ATGACGTATTATCTCCACAGTCACATAACCCTCTCTGCATCATATACCTTGTTGTTTACCTGGAAAAAT cgtaagtgttttgttttgattatgatgGATGAAGATGGATTGAGCAATCGAAACTGGGGATATTACGAACCGTCTCAGTTCAGGCCAAATCTAGGGTTTCAACTCATTCCAGACAGAAACGAGAAGCCATTTGTTGTCTCCCCtcagaaccaaaatcaaaactttatcaCTCCTAGTGTGTTGTATCGTGGTGGTGGTAGCAGTAGTAGCCTTATGTCGTTTCCGCGTGATTACACTGCCTCTGATGCACCTTTCATGAGTTATAGTTGGTTGAACAAGCATAGAGATAGCAAGTTCTTTAGCAATGTACCTAATAATCCTTCTAATCATCATAACCTTCTTGTTCGGGAGACTTCTAGGATGACTCAACCGATGCAGCTTTTGCAGCCTGAGGTCGAGGATGAATCTCTCAAAAGAAAGCATCAGAGAGGTGCTCCAAAGgcgaagaaagagaagaaactgaagGATAACAATATGCTGAGAgttcaaagagagagaagtccGTTGTTTAGGAAGAGTATAGAGATGGTGATCAACGGGGTTTCTATGGATATTGGATGTTTACCAGTTCCTGTCTGCTCTTGTACCGGGATGCCTCAACAGTGTTACAGATGGGGTTGCGGGGGATGGCAGTCTGCGTGCTGTACCACTAATGTTTCGATGTATCCTTTGCCCATAAGCGCGAAACGACGCGGTGCGAGGATTGCTGGAAGGAAAATGAGCCAAGGTGCCTTTAGAAAGGTTCTTGAGAAACTCTCTGCTGATGGTTTCGATTTTTCAATCCCTATTGATTTGAAGTCTCATTGGGCAAAACATGGAACCAATAAGTTTGTCACTATCAGATGA
- the LOC104750616 gene encoding protein BASIC PENTACYSTEINE3-like isoform X2, translating to MMDEDGLSNRNWGYYEPSQFRPNLGFQLIPDRNEKPFVVSPQNQNQNFITPSVLYRGGGSSSSLMSFPRDYTASDAPFMSYSWLNKHRDSKFFSNVPNNPSNHHNLLVRETSRMTQPMQLLQPEVEDESLKRKHQRGAPKAKKEKKLKDNNMLRVQRERSPLFRKSIEMVINGVSMDIGCLPVPVCSCTGMPQQCYRWGCGGWQSACCTTNVSMYPLPISAKRRGARIAGRKMSQGAFRKVLEKLSADGFDFSIPIDLKSHWAKHGTNKFVTIR from the coding sequence atgatgGATGAAGATGGATTGAGCAATCGAAACTGGGGATATTACGAACCGTCTCAGTTCAGGCCAAATCTAGGGTTTCAACTCATTCCAGACAGAAACGAGAAGCCATTTGTTGTCTCCCCtcagaaccaaaatcaaaactttatcaCTCCTAGTGTGTTGTATCGTGGTGGTGGTAGCAGTAGTAGCCTTATGTCGTTTCCGCGTGATTACACTGCCTCTGATGCACCTTTCATGAGTTATAGTTGGTTGAACAAGCATAGAGATAGCAAGTTCTTTAGCAATGTACCTAATAATCCTTCTAATCATCATAACCTTCTTGTTCGGGAGACTTCTAGGATGACTCAACCGATGCAGCTTTTGCAGCCTGAGGTCGAGGATGAATCTCTCAAAAGAAAGCATCAGAGAGGTGCTCCAAAGgcgaagaaagagaagaaactgaagGATAACAATATGCTGAGAgttcaaagagagagaagtccGTTGTTTAGGAAGAGTATAGAGATGGTGATCAACGGGGTTTCTATGGATATTGGATGTTTACCAGTTCCTGTCTGCTCTTGTACCGGGATGCCTCAACAGTGTTACAGATGGGGTTGCGGGGGATGGCAGTCTGCGTGCTGTACCACTAATGTTTCGATGTATCCTTTGCCCATAAGCGCGAAACGACGCGGTGCGAGGATTGCTGGAAGGAAAATGAGCCAAGGTGCCTTTAGAAAGGTTCTTGAGAAACTCTCTGCTGATGGTTTCGATTTTTCAATCCCTATTGATTTGAAGTCTCATTGGGCAAAACATGGAACCAATAAGTTTGTCACTATCAGATGA
- the LOC104750615 gene encoding putative clathrin assembly protein At1g68110 has product MMKLWKRAAAAIKDRKSLLAVGFSRRSSSSYRNADLEAAIIKATSHDDTSVDYSNAHRVYKWIRSSPLNLKTLINALSTRVNHTRSWIVALKSLMLLHGVLCTKVPSVVGEIRRLPFDLSGFSDGHSCLSKTWGFNIFVRTYFAFLHNYSSFLSDQIHRFRNNRTKSSEKGEKVIQDLETIQKLQSLLDMILQIKPIADNMKKTLILEAMDCLVIESINIFGRIRSGIIKILPLAGKTEAATVLKIVHKATSQGEDLTIYFDFCKGFGVPNARETPQFVCIPEEEVEGIEEMIEKPKPEKEEEVEVEDEKAMVVLEQPGKLQTIITDKWEIFEDDYRCFNRKEDEYHQNHLPLIVTKQPVYINYTMPDLITF; this is encoded by the coding sequence ATGATGAAGCTGTGGAAACGAGCTGCCGCCGCAATCAAAGACCGGAAAAGCTTACTAGCCGTTGGATTCTCACGGCGAAGCAGCAGCTCATACCGGAACGCGGATCTCGAAGCAGCTATCATCAAAGCCACCTCCCACGACGATACATCCGTCGACTACTCTAACGCTCACCGCGTCTACAAATGGATACGTTCTTCTCCTCTCAACCTCAAGACTCTAATCAATGCGCTCTCAACCCGCGTCAACCACACCCGGAGCTGGATCGTTGCGCTCAAATCTTTAATGCTTCTTCACGGTGTTCTCTGTACTAAAGTTCCTTCCGTTGTCGGAGAGATCCGTCGTCTTCCTTTCGATCTCTCTGGTTTCTCCGATGGTCATTCGTGTCTCAGCAAGACTTGGGGGTTCAACATCTTTGTTCGGACATACTTCGCTTTCCTTCATAACTACTCTTCCTTCTTGTCCGATCAGATTCACCGCTTCCGTAATAACAGAACTAAATCCTCTGAGAAAGGCGAAAAGGTGATCCAAGACCTCGAAACGATACAGAAACTTCAGTCTCTCCTCGACATGATTCTTCAGATTAAACCAATTGCTGACAATATGAAGAAGACGTTGATCTTAGAAGCTATGGATTGTCTCGTGATAGAGAGTATCAACATCTTCGGTAGAATTCGCAGCGGCATCATCAAAATCCTTCCATTGGCTGGCAAAACAGAAGCTGCAACGGTTTTGAAGATTGTCCATAAGGCCACCTCTCAGGGAGAGGATCTCACCATCTACTTCGACTTCTGCAAAGGTTTTGGTGTCCCTAACGCGCGAGAAACCCCTCAGTTCGTTTGTATACCCGAGGAGGAAGTAGAAGGAATCGAGGAAATGATCGAGAAGCCGAAgccagagaaagaagaagaagtggaagtaGAGGATGAGAAGGCTATGGTAGTGTTGGAGCAACCGGGGAAGCTGCAGACGATCATCACAGACAAATGGGAGATTTTCGAAGACGACTATCGTTGTTTCAACAGGAAAGAAGACGagtatcatcaaaatcatcTGCCTCTTATAGTAACGAAGCAACCAGTTTATATCAATTACACAATGCCAGATTTGATTACTTTCTAG
- the LOC104750617 gene encoding E3 ubiquitin-protein ligase SINA-like 2 → MDGGEVEAVIVPCPYVNFGCTEKFTYGEELVHERKCRFAVCRCPAPYCRYSGVYKDLYSHFSANHNDEDYYAKFVCGSFTGARLSINEKILFLQESADGPLVAVQCFAVEEGFYVTVNCIAPSSPGVGEFSYHLSYTTPVGGRKRTMTFKQSEMNRIQRFSSETPEKDFMFVPYDFVGDTDSMKMEICINRR, encoded by the coding sequence ATGGATGGTGGAGAAGTTGAAGCAGTCATTGTTCCATGCCCATACGTCAACTTTGGTTGCACAGAGAAGTTCACTTATGGCGAAGAATTAGTCCATGAGAGGAAATGCAGGTTCGCTGTGTGCCGCTGTCCTGCACCATACTGTCGCTACAGCGGTGTGTACAAGGATCTCTATAGTCACTTCTCTGCTAACCACAACGACGAGGACTACTATGCTAAATTCGTGTGTGGCAGTTTCACTGGCGCACGGCTGTCCATTAATGAGAAGATTTTATTCCTTCAGGAATCTGCAGATGGTCCCTTGGTTGCGGTTCAGTGTTTCGCGGTGGAAGAAGGGTTTTACGTGACAGTGAACTGTATAGCACCTTCTTCTCCAGGAGTTGGGgaattctcctatcatctctcGTACACGACACCGGTGGGAGGTCGCAAACGCACTATGACGTTTAAACAATCCGAGATGAATAGAATTCAGAGATTTAGCTCCGAAACTCCTGAAAAGGATTTCATGTTCGTCCCTTACGATTTCGTTGGTGACACAGATTCAATGAAGATGGAAATTTGCATCAACCGGAGATGA
- the LOC104750618 gene encoding IAA-alanine resistance protein 1-like: MSFSLRNVLVPIMFLVLFLDLCVETGFSQSTPARDVHVHHHGGGCSHSHDHDHDHDHHHVKKTTAKFEMKLPEELAEEEDMRLCGFEPCLHDHDHVHESSSSLTGFALWLNALGCSLLVSLASLICLVLLPVMFVEGKPSKWFVDALALFGAGAMLGDAFLHQLPHAFGGVHSHSNDHHENHAHHDHSHSDSPSHSHSIQDLSVGLSVLAGIVVFLLVEKLVRYVEENSSGSNTWGHHHHHHAGSKKLKDEADHKNVDQQSSSDAIVNSSEKASSSSTDGSLRKRKTSASDAADKSDSGAEMTSDGKLDNPEEEETHSSLVFGYLNLFSDGVHNFTDGMALGSAFLIYGSVGGWSRTMFLLAHELPQEIGDFGILVRSGFTVTKALFFNFLSALSALAGTALVLVWGNEPGQSSLIEGFTAGGFIYIAVAGVLAEMNNSGKSTLKNSACHLISLILGMSVALCISLIE; the protein is encoded by the exons ATGTCGTTCTCGCTGAGAAACGTCTTGGTTCCGATTATGTTTTTGGTCCTGTTTCTGGATCTGTGCGTAGAAACCGGATTCTCTCAGTCTACGCCGGCGCGTGACGTTCACGTTCATCATCACGGTGGTGGGTGTAGTCATTCTCAtgaccatgaccatgaccaCGATCATCATCATGTGAAGAAGACGACGGCGAAGTTTGAGATGAAGTTGCCGGAGGAGCTTGCTGAAGAGGAGGATATGAGGTTGTGTGGGTTTGAGCCGTGTCTTCATGATCACGATCACGTTCACGAATCAAGCTCTAGTCTTACTGGGTTTG CTTTGTGGCTCAATGCATTGGGATGCTCTCTTTTAGTTAGCTTGGCCTCACTCATCTGTCTTGTTTTGCTTCCAGTTATGTTTG TTGAAGGGAAGCCATCAAAATGGTTTGTTGATGCGTTGGCTCTGTTTGGg GCAGGAGCTATGTTGGGGGATGCTTTCCTTCACCAATTGCCCCATGCTTTTG GTGGTGTTCACTCTCACTCTAATGATCACCATGAGAACCATGCCCATCATGATCATTCTCATTCGGATTCGCCTTCACACTCGCATTCTATACAAGATTTGTCTGTTGGATTGTCTGTACTCG CTGGGATTGTGGTCTTCCTTCTTGTGGAGAAGTTGGTGCGGTATGTTGAAGAAAACTCATCTGGTTCCAATACCTGGggccaccatcaccaccaccatgcAGGCAGTAAGAAACTTAAGGATGAAGCTGATCATAAAAATGTGGACCAACAATCTTCCTCTGATGCTATTGTAAATTCATCAGAGAAAGCCTCTAGCAGCTCTACAGATGGATCTCTCCGTAAG AGAAAGACTTCTGCTAGTGACGCTGCTGATAAATCAGATTCAGGAGCAGAAATGACTTCTGATGGAAAACTAGACAACCCAGAAGAGGAGGAGACGCATTCAAGCCTAGTCTTTGGTTACCTCAACTTGTTCTCTGATGGTGTT CACAATTTTACTGATGGAATGGCATTAGGAAGCGCATTTCTCATCTATGGATCAGTTGGTGGATGGTCCAGAACTATGTTCTTACTCGCCCACGAGCTACCCCAAGAG ATAGGTGATTTTGGGATTCTAGTAAGGTCAGGCTTCACTGTAACGAAAGCACTCTTCTTCAACTTTCTCTCTGCACTCTCCGCACTTGCAGGAACTGCATTG GTTTTGGTATGGGGAAATGAACCAGGACAGTCATCGTTGATTGAG GGATTCACAGCAGGAGGATTCATATACATAGCTGTTGCTGGTGTTCTTGCGGAGATGAACAACTCTGGGAAATCGACACTTAAAAACAGCGCGTGCCATTTGATATCTTTGATTCTTGGCATGAGTGTTGCTCTTTGCATCTCTCTTATAGAATGA
- the LOC104750621 gene encoding annexin D5-like, with amino-acid sequence MATMKIPMTVPSPRVDVDQLFKAFKGRGCDTSVIINILAHRNATQRALIEQEYETKFSDDLRKRLHSELHGHLKKAVLLWMPEAVERDASILKRSLRGAVTDHKAVAEIICTRSGSQLRQIKQVYNNTFGVKLEEDIESEASGNHKRVLLAYLNTTRYEGPEIDNASVENDARTLKSAVARKHKSDDQTLIQIFTDRSRTHLVAVRSTYRSMFGKELGKAIRDETRGNFEHVLLTILQCAENSCFYFAKALRKSMKGLGTDDTALIRVIVTRAEVDMQFIISEYRKRYKKTLHNAVHSDTTGHYRTFLLSLLGPNV; translated from the exons aTGGCAACAATGAAAATACCAATGACGGTACCTTCTCCTCGTGTCGATGTTGATCAGCTCTTTAAGGCCTTTAAAG gaagaggttgtgatacTTCGGTGATCATCAACATCTTAGCTCATCGCAATGCAACGCAAAGAGCTCTCATCGAACAAGAATACGAAACCAAATTCTCAGATGACCTTCGAAAACGTCTCCATTCCGAGCTTCATGGTCATCTCAAG aaagcCGTTCTTCTGTGGATGCCTGAAGCAGTGGAGCGAGACGCTTCAATACTGAAACGTTCCTTGAGAGGAGCCGTGACTGATCACAAAGCGGTTGCTGAGATTATATGTACACGATCTGGTTCTCAGCTTCGTCAGATCAAACAGGTTTACAACAACACTTTCGGTGTGAAACTTGAAGAGGACATCGAATCCGAAGCTTCTGGCAATCACAAAAGA GTTTTGCTCGCATATTTGAACACTACACGTTATGAAGGACCAGAGATTGATAATGCGAGTGTGGAGAACGACGCTAGGACTCTCAAGAGTGCGGTTGCAAGGAAGCATAAATCTGATGACCAGACGTTGATTCAGATATTCACAGACCGAAGCAGGACTCATCTGGTCGCTGTTAGATCTACTTACCGTTCCATGTTCGGCAAAGAACTTGGAAAG GCCATAAGAGATGAGACCCGCGGGAACTTTGAGCATGTCCTTCTGACAATCCTACAATGTGCTGAAAACTCTTGTTTCTATTTCGCAAAG GCGCTGAGAAAGTCGATGAAAGGATTGGGAACAGATGACACGGCGTTGATAAGAGTGATAGTGACAAGAGCAGAGGTGGATATGCAGTTCATCATCTCGGAATACCGAAAGAGATACAAGAAGACTTTACACAACGCTGTTCATTCCGATACAACTGGTCATTACAGaacttttctcctctctcttttaGGCCCTAACGTTTGA
- the LOC104750619 gene encoding uncharacterized protein LOC104750619 isoform X1 has translation MSEGEHPRLILHNFLSPAECKQELEFIHKSCSTIGYRPNVFSTTLSHLIATDSPHLIIPFVSIRERLKEKIEETFGCEFELFIEFTGLISWCRGASIGWHSDDNRPYLKQRDFAAVCYLNSYGKDFKGGLFHFQSGEPATVAPSAGDVILYTADDRNIHSVDEVTDGERLTLALWFSRDSSHDEDSKLLTRLSQCTLHEFCLPLPASTNMYWFCPHQDASNQNIGFNICFARLHLLGFGLHSLQGEDHSTDASEQLMGTLQIAKGGELLTRKFANVLHALQVVQFYNWKASELKTFNVENDTVEAMSQPQLETVNALKSVFLPDENLVTTTFGYSCSNEDLKESLDLTGISLAVTSWEEYTSKLLQVLLLCLPQWKTYQTIHKVEFD, from the exons atgTCGGAAGGAGAGCATCCCAGGCTGATTCTACACAATTTCTTGTCGCCGGCAGAGTGCAAG caggagCTTGAGTTCATACACAAGAGTTGCAGTACAATTGGGTACAGACCAAATGTCTTCTCCACTACTCTTTCTCACCTCATTGCCACCGATTCTCCTCACCTCATCATCCCTTTCGTCTCCATTCGAG AAAGGTTGAAAGAGAAGATAGAGGAAACATTTGGTTGTGAGTTTGAGCTTTTTATTGAATTCACTGGTTTGATCAG TTGGTGCAGAGGAGCGAGTATTGGTTGGCATAGTGATGATAACAGACCATATCTGAAACAAAGGGATTTCGCG GCAGTTTGTTACTTGAATAGTTACGGGAAAGACTTCAAAGGCGGGCTTTTTCATTTTCAGAGTGGCGAACCAGCAACTGTTGCTCCCTCTGCTGGA GATGTTATCTTGTACACAGCTGATGACCGGAATATTCATTCGGTTGATGAG GTAACAGATGGAGAAAGATTGACTCTTGCACTTTGGTTTAGCCGGGACTCATCCCATGACGAAGATTCTAAGCTTCTCACCCGTCTTTCTCAATGCACATTACATGAATTTTGCCTCCCTTTGCCTGCATCCACTAACATGTACTGGTTCTGTCCTCATCAAGATGCTTCGAATCAAAACATTGGTTTCAATATCTGCTTTGCGAGGTTGCACcttcttggttttggtttacaTAGCTTACAAGGTGAAGATCATTCTACGGATGCCTCAGAACAACTCATGGGAACACTACAAATAGCTAAAGGAGGAGAGTTACTCACCCGAAAATTTGCCAAcgttcttcatgctcttcag GTTGTTCAGTTCTACAATTGGAAAGCTTCTGAACTCAAAACTTTTAATGTCGAAAATGACACGGTAGAAGCTATGTCCCAGCCTCAGTTGGAAACTGTCAATGCTCTGAAATCAGTTTTCCTGCCAGATGAGAACCTTGTGACCACAACTTTTGGATATTCATGCTCTAATGAGGATCTGAAGGAATCACTCGACTTAACAGGTATATCTCTTGCTGTTACCTCTTGGGAAGAATATACATCTAAGTTACTCCAGGTGCTGTTATTATGCTTGCCTCAATGGAAAACTTATCAAACTATACACAAAGTCGAATTTGATTAG
- the LOC104750619 gene encoding uncharacterized protein LOC104750619 isoform X2 — MSEGEHPRLILHNFLSPAECKELEFIHKSCSTIGYRPNVFSTTLSHLIATDSPHLIIPFVSIRERLKEKIEETFGCEFELFIEFTGLISWCRGASIGWHSDDNRPYLKQRDFAAVCYLNSYGKDFKGGLFHFQSGEPATVAPSAGDVILYTADDRNIHSVDEVTDGERLTLALWFSRDSSHDEDSKLLTRLSQCTLHEFCLPLPASTNMYWFCPHQDASNQNIGFNICFARLHLLGFGLHSLQGEDHSTDASEQLMGTLQIAKGGELLTRKFANVLHALQVVQFYNWKASELKTFNVENDTVEAMSQPQLETVNALKSVFLPDENLVTTTFGYSCSNEDLKESLDLTGISLAVTSWEEYTSKLLQVLLLCLPQWKTYQTIHKVEFD, encoded by the exons atgTCGGAAGGAGAGCATCCCAGGCTGATTCTACACAATTTCTTGTCGCCGGCAGAGTGCAAG gagCTTGAGTTCATACACAAGAGTTGCAGTACAATTGGGTACAGACCAAATGTCTTCTCCACTACTCTTTCTCACCTCATTGCCACCGATTCTCCTCACCTCATCATCCCTTTCGTCTCCATTCGAG AAAGGTTGAAAGAGAAGATAGAGGAAACATTTGGTTGTGAGTTTGAGCTTTTTATTGAATTCACTGGTTTGATCAG TTGGTGCAGAGGAGCGAGTATTGGTTGGCATAGTGATGATAACAGACCATATCTGAAACAAAGGGATTTCGCG GCAGTTTGTTACTTGAATAGTTACGGGAAAGACTTCAAAGGCGGGCTTTTTCATTTTCAGAGTGGCGAACCAGCAACTGTTGCTCCCTCTGCTGGA GATGTTATCTTGTACACAGCTGATGACCGGAATATTCATTCGGTTGATGAG GTAACAGATGGAGAAAGATTGACTCTTGCACTTTGGTTTAGCCGGGACTCATCCCATGACGAAGATTCTAAGCTTCTCACCCGTCTTTCTCAATGCACATTACATGAATTTTGCCTCCCTTTGCCTGCATCCACTAACATGTACTGGTTCTGTCCTCATCAAGATGCTTCGAATCAAAACATTGGTTTCAATATCTGCTTTGCGAGGTTGCACcttcttggttttggtttacaTAGCTTACAAGGTGAAGATCATTCTACGGATGCCTCAGAACAACTCATGGGAACACTACAAATAGCTAAAGGAGGAGAGTTACTCACCCGAAAATTTGCCAAcgttcttcatgctcttcag GTTGTTCAGTTCTACAATTGGAAAGCTTCTGAACTCAAAACTTTTAATGTCGAAAATGACACGGTAGAAGCTATGTCCCAGCCTCAGTTGGAAACTGTCAATGCTCTGAAATCAGTTTTCCTGCCAGATGAGAACCTTGTGACCACAACTTTTGGATATTCATGCTCTAATGAGGATCTGAAGGAATCACTCGACTTAACAGGTATATCTCTTGCTGTTACCTCTTGGGAAGAATATACATCTAAGTTACTCCAGGTGCTGTTATTATGCTTGCCTCAATGGAAAACTTATCAAACTATACACAAAGTCGAATTTGATTAG
- the LOC104750622 gene encoding E3 ubiquitin protein ligase RIE1 gives MSSSPHSPTGSGSSTPLLRSRQSSSPRRQPVIAVLLGRASGRRGGASMVVRETAAQELEERRADWGYSKPVVALDMLWNSAFVVVAAAMLLVFKDEKPNVPIRIWICGYAIQCLVHVVLVWLEFRKRNARSRPGDLESAAQQDTNQDSEDEDSDESILSTKTCESMNTIISFVWWIVGFYWLVSGGEILLENASHLYWLTFVFLAFDVFFAIFCVVLACLIGIALCCCLPCIIALLYAVAGQEGASEADLSILPKYRFQRMNNDEKESDGGGKMIPVEAGSENLGNERVLLSEDADCCICLSSYEDGAELVSLPCHHHFHSTCIAKWLKMNATCPLCKFNILKGNEQE, from the exons ATGTCTTCCTCACCTCACTCACCCACCGGTTCCGGCTCATCCACACCGCTTCTCCGTTCACGGCAATCTTCATCACCTCGGCGTCAGCCTGTAATCGCGGTTCTGTTAGGCCGAGCTTCAGGGAGACGAGGAGGAGCTTCGATGGTTGTTAGAGAGACCGCTGCTCAGGAGCTTGAGGAGCGACGAGCTGATTGGGGTTACTCGAAGCCTGTTGTTGCTTTGGATATGCTTTGGAACTCTGCTTTCGTCGTTGTTGCGGCTGCGatgcttttggtttttaaagATGAGAAGCCGAATGTGCCGATTAGGATTTGGATCTGTGGGTATGCGATTCAGTGTCTTGTTCATGTTGTCCTTGTTTGGCTTGAGTTTAGGAAGAGGAACGCTAGAAGCCGACCTGGGGATTTGGAATCTGCTGCTCAACAAGATACGAATCAGGATAGTGAAGATGAGGATAGCGATGAGAGCATCCTGAG TACTAAGACTTGTGAATCAATGAACACCATTATATCATTTGTCTGGTGGATCGTTGGCTTCTACTGGCTTGTATCTGGTGGTGAGATACTTCTTGAAAATGCATCGCATTTGTACTG GCTAACCTTTGTTTTCCTAGCATTTGATGTGTTCTTTGCCATCTTTTGTGTTGTGCTGGCATGTCTTATTGGAATCGCACTCTGTTGCTGCCTCCCTTGTATTATTGCTCTTCTTTACGCAGTTGCTGGACAG GAGGGTGCATCAGAAGCAGATCTCAGCATCCTTCCCAAGTACAGGTTTCAGAGGATGAATAATGATGAAAAGGAAAGTGACGGTGGTGGGAAAATGATACCCGTCGAGGCAGGCAGTGAGAATTTGGGAAACGAACGTGTGCTTCTTTCCGAAGATGCT gATTGTTGTATATGTCTGAGTTCATATGAAGATGGAGCAGAGCTGGTCTCACTTCCTTGCCACCACCACTTTCATTCGACTTGCATCGCGAAATGGCTGAAAATGAATGCTACATGTCCACTTTGCAAGTTCAAtattctcaaaggtaatgaacaGGAATGa